Proteins from a single region of Bacteroidales bacterium:
- a CDS encoding C10 family peptidase: protein MKTFILLFMFIAFGLSAQDVSLFQIEAGAEKFFKAKNIEFIPQICTNFQQEYPDLVFIQNKIGKGFIVTTKDKMFDPIVAYSEESDLGVMPPSVKWYFNFVQQQIELEKNRKSSSDGAREAWSLFLRDGKLFESNKLAVAPLLATKWNQDCYYNELCPEHVDGPCGHCYAGCVATAMGQVMKFHAYPVQGQGSHIYGTYLYPNLSANFGATTYLWDSMPSQLTTNNIPVATLLFHCGVSVNMDYGPTGSGSSLSLAAEAFKTYFKYANYATLIERNGIDDATWAEIMQNELLARRPLVYAGCGNGGCHAFVVDGIDASGRFHINWGWGGAYDGYYSLSNFNPGSINFNSDQRLIVGLEPAETDFIYCPSMQVYTNLTDTIEDGSGSERYGNNSQCAWLIQPPGAGLIYIHFTKLATEKDADEIKIYQGTNTNAQLVATISGYEIPTQPILVWGNAAYITFSSDDILRSDGFSFYYTTSFVDLQEYARDKIHVYPNPANDEFFVDIPSEIINEGIKIELYNSLFQKVYETMANQTHISLKLHNAGTFFVKIYGDHFSITEKIMVFD from the coding sequence ATGAAAACTTTTATTTTGTTATTTATGTTTATTGCTTTTGGATTAAGTGCTCAAGATGTTTCTCTATTTCAGATTGAGGCAGGCGCAGAGAAATTTTTCAAGGCAAAGAATATAGAGTTTATTCCACAGATTTGTACCAATTTTCAGCAGGAATACCCGGATCTTGTTTTTATTCAGAATAAAATAGGCAAAGGGTTTATAGTAACCACAAAGGATAAGATGTTTGATCCCATCGTAGCCTACAGCGAAGAATCTGATTTAGGAGTAATGCCTCCTTCCGTTAAATGGTATTTTAACTTCGTACAACAACAAATAGAGTTGGAAAAAAATAGAAAAAGCTCGAGCGATGGTGCTCGTGAAGCATGGTCTTTGTTTTTGAGGGATGGGAAGTTGTTTGAGTCAAATAAACTGGCAGTTGCTCCTTTACTAGCGACAAAATGGAATCAAGATTGTTATTACAATGAACTTTGTCCGGAACATGTGGATGGCCCATGCGGTCATTGTTATGCGGGTTGCGTGGCAACTGCTATGGGACAGGTTATGAAATTTCATGCATATCCTGTGCAGGGACAAGGAAGTCACATCTATGGCACATATCTCTATCCAAATCTTTCAGCTAATTTTGGAGCAACTACATATCTTTGGGATAGCATGCCAAGTCAGCTTACTACTAACAACATCCCAGTAGCAACTTTGTTATTTCACTGTGGTGTCTCTGTCAATATGGATTACGGGCCGACTGGTTCAGGATCTAGTTTGTCTCTTGCTGCCGAAGCATTCAAAACATATTTTAAATACGCAAACTATGCCACATTAATTGAACGAAACGGAATTGACGATGCCACGTGGGCAGAAATCATGCAGAACGAATTACTTGCCCGTAGGCCTCTTGTTTATGCTGGATGTGGTAACGGGGGATGCCATGCTTTTGTGGTTGATGGGATTGATGCTTCTGGTCGTTTTCATATTAATTGGGGATGGGGAGGAGCTTACGATGGGTATTATTCCCTTTCCAATTTTAATCCTGGAAGTATCAATTTTAATTCTGATCAGAGGTTAATTGTAGGTTTAGAACCTGCTGAAACCGATTTCATATATTGCCCCTCGATGCAGGTTTATACCAATTTGACGGATACTATTGAAGATGGTAGCGGATCTGAACGTTATGGAAACAATAGCCAATGTGCTTGGCTCATTCAACCTCCAGGAGCAGGGTTGATCTACATTCATTTTACTAAACTTGCTACAGAAAAAGATGCCGATGAAATCAAAATCTATCAGGGGACCAATACTAACGCACAACTAGTAGCAACAATATCTGGATATGAAATACCAACGCAACCTATCCTGGTATGGGGTAATGCTGCTTATATAACCTTTTCGTCAGATGATATCTTGCGTTCAGATGGTTTTTCCTTTTATTATACCACCAGCTTTGTGGATCTTCAAGAATATGCACGGGATAAGATACATGTTTACCCTAATCCTGCCAACGATGAGTTTTTTGTGGATATTCCATCTGAAATAATTAATGAAGGAATAAAAATTGAACTTTATAATTCATTGTTTCAAAAAGTCTATGAAACAATGGCTAACCAAACCCATATTTCGTTGAAACTGCATAATGCAGGAACTTTCTTCGTGAAGATTTATGGAGACCATTTTTCCATCACAGAAAAAATCATGGTTTTCGATTAA
- a CDS encoding DUF2141 domain-containing protein: MGKIVLAFMFMWFLYDNMISQQVEITITNIRNSKGVIRIGIFKDQESFDKETPYDGKIFPKKSVLNGKLVVKFDLPPGKYGFAVLDDENEDGKMNYNLLGVPKEGYGFSGNTFFLSKPSFSEFAVNIRKGLNKFTIEMNYVF, from the coding sequence ATGGGAAAAATAGTTCTTGCTTTTATGTTCATGTGGTTCCTATATGATAACATGATCTCTCAACAGGTTGAAATAACTATCACCAACATTCGCAACTCCAAAGGTGTGATCAGAATCGGGATTTTCAAAGATCAGGAAAGTTTTGACAAGGAAACCCCCTATGATGGCAAAATATTTCCTAAGAAATCCGTTTTAAATGGAAAACTTGTTGTCAAATTTGATTTACCACCTGGTAAATATGGTTTTGCTGTTCTTGATGATGAAAACGAAGATGGAAAGATGAATTACAACTTATTAGGTGTACCCAAAGAAGGGTATGGTTTTTCAGGAAATACCTTTTTTTTAAGCAAACCTTCTTTTTCGGAATTTGCTGTGAACATTCGTAAAGGGCTGAACAAGTTTACCATTGAGATGAACTATGTTTTTTAA
- the gcvT gene encoding glycine cleavage system aminomethyltransferase GcvT, translating to MKKTALAHVHEKLGAKMVEFAGFYMPIQYTSITEEHQIVRERAGVFDVSHMGEIWVKGEKALDFLQYVTSNDVSVLYDGKVQYSCLPNGQGGIVDDLLVYRIDQETYLLVVNAANITKDWNWLIEQAKKFNLEPGKNLINASDETSQLAIQGPLALRIVQKLTTTPIIDMPYYTWKYVELAGVENVLLSTTGYTGSGGCEIYFPNDVAEKIWNAVFEAGKEEGIAPIGLGARDTLRLEMGFCLYGHEIDDTTSPIEAGLGWITKFVEHKNFIDKDYLWKQKTEGVQRKLVGFELIDRGIPRQGYDICDSEGNTIGRVTSGTLSPTLQKYIGMGYVQVAFAKEGSEIYVKIREKLLKAQVVKLPFYKKV from the coding sequence ATGAAAAAAACAGCACTTGCTCATGTTCACGAAAAATTAGGAGCTAAAATGGTTGAATTTGCCGGATTTTACATGCCCATTCAATATACAAGTATCACTGAAGAACATCAAATTGTTCGCGAAAGAGCTGGAGTTTTCGATGTTTCTCACATGGGAGAAATATGGGTAAAGGGTGAAAAAGCTCTTGATTTTCTTCAATATGTTACTTCCAACGATGTATCGGTTTTATACGATGGCAAAGTTCAGTATTCTTGTCTTCCCAATGGCCAGGGAGGAATTGTCGATGATTTACTAGTATATCGGATTGACCAAGAAACTTATCTTCTCGTGGTCAATGCTGCCAATATCACCAAAGATTGGAATTGGCTTATTGAACAAGCCAAAAAATTTAATCTTGAACCCGGGAAAAATCTGATCAATGCTTCGGATGAGACCAGCCAACTAGCCATTCAAGGACCTTTAGCCTTACGAATTGTGCAGAAATTGACAACAACTCCTATCATCGATATGCCCTATTACACCTGGAAATATGTTGAACTAGCTGGTGTGGAAAATGTCTTACTTTCGACTACGGGTTATACTGGTTCTGGAGGATGCGAAATTTATTTTCCTAACGATGTAGCTGAAAAAATTTGGAACGCAGTTTTTGAAGCTGGTAAAGAAGAGGGTATTGCTCCTATAGGTCTTGGTGCCCGCGACACCCTTCGCCTTGAAATGGGTTTTTGCCTTTATGGTCATGAGATTGACGATACCACATCCCCAATCGAAGCAGGTCTTGGCTGGATTACCAAATTCGTGGAACACAAGAACTTCATTGATAAAGATTATCTTTGGAAACAAAAGACAGAGGGAGTTCAACGAAAATTAGTGGGTTTTGAACTCATTGATCGTGGCATTCCTCGTCAAGGTTATGACATCTGCGATAGTGAAGGAAATACTATTGGACGTGTAACTTCAGGTACTTTAAGTCCTACTCTTCAAAAGTACATTGGGATGGGTTATGTACAAGTTGCATTTGCTAAAGAAGGATCTGAAATATACGTAAAGATTCGTGAAAAACTTTTAAAGGCTCAAGTTGTCAAATTGCCTTTTTACAAAAAAGTATAA
- the lipB gene encoding lipoyl(octanoyl) transferase LipB: MLQKKIEYIDLGLQAYLTTWKFQEKQLQSLLKLREDQKKQDFAGWFYVVEHPHVYTLGKNGKLSNLLLSSYELQKKGIEFVQTNRGGDITYHGPGQVVGYPILDLKKLSIGAKMYVFILEETIIRVLSHFGIKSERLHGATGVWLDTSQPTKARKICAIGIRISHGITMHGFAFNVNTDLNYFSFIHPCGLANMGVTSLQKELQAPQDMTQIKLMIFKEFKNILDNIADIFPQI, encoded by the coding sequence ATGCTGCAAAAAAAAATTGAGTACATCGACCTAGGTTTACAGGCCTATCTTACAACTTGGAAGTTTCAAGAAAAACAGCTTCAAAGTTTATTGAAATTAAGAGAAGACCAAAAAAAGCAAGATTTTGCTGGATGGTTCTATGTGGTGGAACATCCCCATGTATATACCCTTGGGAAAAATGGTAAATTAAGCAATCTTTTACTATCTTCTTATGAACTTCAAAAAAAAGGGATAGAGTTTGTTCAGACCAACCGCGGAGGTGATATTACTTACCATGGACCTGGTCAGGTAGTAGGTTATCCTATTTTGGATCTGAAGAAACTATCGATCGGAGCCAAAATGTATGTTTTCATTCTCGAAGAAACCATCATACGTGTACTTTCACATTTTGGCATTAAAAGTGAAAGACTTCATGGAGCGACAGGAGTTTGGCTTGATACTTCTCAACCAACCAAAGCCCGAAAAATATGTGCCATAGGTATTCGTATATCCCACGGTATCACCATGCATGGTTTTGCTTTTAATGTTAACACCGATTTAAATTACTTTTCTTTTATCCATCCTTGTGGCTTAGCTAACATGGGTGTTACCTCTCTCCAAAAAGAACTTCAAGCTCCACAAGACATGACTCAAATAAAACTTATGATTTTTAAGGAATTTAAAAATATATTAGATAATATAGCAGATATCTTTCCACAGATTTAA
- the gatE gene encoding Glu-tRNA(Gln) amidotransferase subunit GatE: MLGNFDSRANYEKTLKEAGYVSRLEATQETYDRIGFMSGLEVHQQLLTTKKLFCHCPAGIYHDDDEFDAEIIRHMRPTLSELGEYDGTALMEFKTRKEIIYRIKNITTCTYEIDDTPPFPINREALEISIKLALMCKMNIVGEVHITRKQYLDGSIPTGFQRTAIVGVGGEIPLKNRKVRLMQLSVEEDSCREISDIGHVRVYKTDRLGMPLIETVTYPDMKNPNEVKEACDYIRFLNRSSGLVRTGIGASRQDVNVSCRGGTRVEIKGVSHTKWIPELTHNEVFRQWSLLLIRNKLLQSVQQPDLWKIEEVQVKNDDISALFPDLAHFAQQGFQFHAIRLPGFRGILSHFTQPGRVFADEISDRLKVIACIEKPNMQHAEEIFHPMTLEQIRYLESILKIGEQDSFLLLWGPQDDIPTALETVEERCKLAFKGVPPETRKSFPNGTTMFERVLPGPDRMYPDTDSAPIPLSSAYIESLKKDLPEDVFERMKKMKEWGIGEHLFTYILSKNLFPLLEEISNLLSIPPKWIGHFLGQFLKYVEGHYKKGFGFNYHKIKELFVFLRNEKIDEELAYKILPVLYEHPQMDFHSILTTIGFKRTSQDELMEKIRILIGKFHPSKRASAEDKVNWVLGQIRYQALGNVKLTLLAKTVIKEILGHE; encoded by the coding sequence ATGCTAGGAAATTTCGATTCACGCGCTAATTATGAAAAAACATTGAAGGAAGCTGGCTACGTATCTCGCTTAGAAGCAACCCAAGAAACTTATGATCGAATAGGTTTTATGAGTGGGCTGGAAGTTCACCAACAACTTCTTACAACAAAAAAACTTTTTTGTCATTGTCCAGCAGGTATTTACCATGATGATGACGAATTTGATGCTGAAATCATACGCCACATGAGACCTACCCTCAGTGAGTTGGGTGAATACGATGGGACTGCTTTGATGGAGTTTAAAACCAGAAAAGAAATCATTTATCGAATAAAAAATATCACCACTTGTACGTATGAAATTGATGATACTCCTCCATTTCCTATTAATCGTGAAGCCCTTGAAATTTCAATCAAGCTTGCACTTATGTGTAAGATGAATATCGTGGGAGAGGTACATATTACACGTAAACAATATCTGGATGGAAGTATACCAACTGGGTTTCAACGTACGGCTATTGTAGGGGTGGGTGGAGAAATTCCATTAAAAAATCGTAAGGTTCGCCTCATGCAACTTAGTGTAGAAGAAGATAGCTGCAGGGAAATCTCTGATATAGGTCATGTAAGAGTTTACAAAACCGATCGATTGGGAATGCCATTGATCGAAACGGTGACTTACCCCGACATGAAAAATCCCAATGAAGTGAAGGAAGCATGTGATTACATCCGTTTTCTAAACAGAAGTTCAGGTCTGGTTAGAACAGGGATAGGAGCTTCTCGTCAGGATGTAAATGTAAGCTGTCGTGGTGGAACAAGAGTTGAAATCAAAGGAGTAAGTCATACCAAATGGATACCGGAATTGACCCACAATGAAGTTTTCAGGCAATGGTCGCTTTTGCTCATACGCAATAAGCTACTTCAATCTGTGCAACAACCAGATTTGTGGAAAATAGAAGAGGTACAGGTAAAAAACGACGATATTTCAGCTTTATTTCCTGATTTGGCACATTTTGCTCAGCAAGGTTTTCAGTTTCATGCTATTCGCTTGCCTGGCTTTAGAGGAATATTGAGTCATTTTACTCAACCAGGCCGTGTGTTTGCAGATGAAATAAGTGATAGACTAAAAGTCATTGCTTGCATTGAAAAGCCCAATATGCAGCATGCTGAAGAAATATTTCATCCCATGACGCTTGAACAAATCCGCTATTTAGAGAGCATTTTAAAAATTGGCGAGCAGGATAGTTTTTTACTTTTATGGGGTCCGCAGGATGATATTCCTACAGCTTTAGAAACTGTCGAAGAACGTTGCAAATTGGCTTTCAAAGGTGTTCCTCCTGAGACTCGTAAAAGTTTCCCTAACGGCACTACCATGTTTGAACGTGTGCTACCGGGACCTGATCGCATGTATCCAGACACTGATAGTGCTCCCATTCCATTGAGTTCAGCTTATATTGAATCTTTAAAAAAGGATCTTCCAGAGGATGTTTTCGAAAGAATGAAAAAAATGAAAGAATGGGGCATTGGAGAACACTTGTTTACTTACATTTTAAGTAAAAATCTTTTCCCTTTGTTAGAGGAAATCAGTAACTTGTTATCTATTCCACCCAAATGGATCGGACATTTTTTGGGTCAATTTCTCAAGTACGTAGAAGGGCATTATAAGAAAGGTTTCGGATTTAATTATCATAAAATAAAAGAGTTGTTTGTTTTCCTTCGAAATGAAAAAATAGATGAGGAATTGGCATATAAAATACTTCCCGTGTTGTATGAACATCCTCAGATGGATTTTCATTCCATACTAACTACCATAGGTTTTAAACGTACTTCCCAAGATGAACTGATGGAAAAAATTCGCATACTAATCGGTAAATTTCATCCTAGCAAGAGAGCATCAGCTGAGGACAAAGTCAACTGGGTTTTAGGTCAAATTAGATATCAGGCCCTTGGGAATGTGAAGTTAACATTGCTAGCAAAGACAGTTATAAAAGAAATTTTAGGTCATGAATGA
- a CDS encoding DUF4296 domain-containing protein produces the protein MKNKSFLLLIFILIMINVLFDCSKKESIRQDSPPIDVKIIPPDTMELLMRDMYLTESYIRWSSAKGNNPADVSYFFYKLLLTKYHLDTHRVNASIKFYIAHEDQWIKILTRIINEEFSDVEIKPDQNQPF, from the coding sequence ATGAAAAACAAATCATTCTTATTACTTATTTTTATCTTAATAATGATCAATGTTCTATTTGATTGCTCTAAGAAAGAATCAATTCGTCAGGACTCCCCCCCCATAGATGTTAAAATCATTCCACCTGACACAATGGAATTGCTTATGAGAGATATGTACTTAACTGAGTCTTACATCAGGTGGTCTTCAGCCAAAGGAAACAACCCTGCTGATGTTTCCTATTTTTTCTACAAACTTTTGCTTACAAAATATCATCTCGACACCCATCGTGTGAATGCTTCAATAAAATTTTACATTGCCCACGAAGATCAGTGGATAAAGATTCTTACACGTATTATAAATGAAGAATTTTCAGATGTTGAAATAAAACCAGATCAAAATCAACCCTTTTAA
- the gatD gene encoding Glu-tRNA(Gln) amidotransferase subunit GatD, whose product MNEDLFQGYKGRALELLKKFQVRVWGQAKIQTTRGEFFGTVLPRAENDDDLHIVLKIQTGYNIGLDIQTITHMEEVGYKKAHYKIPEKEFPMKPGLPKVKLFGTGGTIASRLDYRTGAVIPAFTPGELYGAVPELADICNLTTEKLFAVFSENMGPEQYKKLAIAIGQEIEKGIDGIVIGHGTDTLSHTAAALTFMVQNPPVPIVLVGSQRSSDRPSSDAALNLIHAMVAAGHGEIAEIMVCMFGPTSDEYGFLHRGTRVRKMHSSYRSTFRTIGDIPLAKVTRKGVFPMKENFKKRRKDKDVRILPYFEEKVAIVYYYPNMQPDIIDSLVENGYRGIVFAGTGLGHVNKPLYPAIERAHKKGVHMFMTVQTLWGYAHMFVYDTGRDLMAKGIIPAGNMLPETAYIKLGWVLGQTDDPEKVKELMLTPINDEITEREPYNGYIILQGGVPEVEEFLKKYHK is encoded by the coding sequence ATGAATGAGGATTTATTTCAAGGTTATAAAGGTAGGGCACTGGAATTACTGAAAAAATTTCAGGTTCGTGTTTGGGGGCAAGCAAAAATTCAAACAACCCGAGGGGAGTTTTTTGGAACAGTGTTGCCAAGAGCTGAAAACGACGATGATTTACATATAGTACTTAAAATCCAAACAGGCTACAATATAGGTCTTGATATTCAGACTATTACTCACATGGAGGAGGTCGGTTATAAGAAAGCACACTACAAGATACCAGAGAAAGAATTTCCGATGAAGCCTGGTTTGCCAAAAGTTAAGCTTTTTGGCACAGGGGGCACCATCGCATCCAGACTCGATTATCGTACAGGTGCTGTCATACCTGCTTTTACTCCCGGTGAATTGTATGGAGCAGTACCAGAACTAGCAGACATTTGTAACTTGACCACCGAAAAATTGTTTGCTGTATTTAGTGAAAACATGGGACCAGAGCAATATAAGAAATTAGCTATTGCTATTGGGCAGGAAATTGAAAAAGGCATTGATGGTATTGTTATTGGTCATGGAACAGACACTCTTTCTCACACTGCCGCTGCTTTAACTTTCATGGTACAGAATCCACCAGTGCCGATTGTATTAGTTGGTTCACAGCGGAGTTCCGACAGACCTAGTTCTGATGCCGCTCTCAACTTGATTCATGCTATGGTAGCCGCAGGACATGGTGAAATAGCTGAAATCATGGTCTGTATGTTTGGCCCCACTTCTGACGAATACGGTTTTCTGCATCGTGGAACTCGTGTGCGTAAAATGCATTCATCTTATCGTTCTACTTTTAGAACCATTGGTGATATACCTTTGGCAAAAGTAACACGAAAGGGAGTTTTCCCTATGAAAGAAAATTTTAAAAAACGACGTAAAGATAAAGATGTTAGAATTTTACCTTATTTTGAAGAAAAAGTAGCCATTGTTTACTATTATCCCAACATGCAACCTGACATCATAGATAGCCTTGTGGAAAATGGCTATAGGGGAATAGTTTTTGCGGGTACTGGCCTAGGTCATGTCAATAAACCTTTGTATCCCGCCATTGAACGGGCTCATAAAAAAGGAGTACATATGTTCATGACTGTTCAAACTTTATGGGGATATGCTCATATGTTTGTATATGATACAGGACGAGATTTAATGGCAAAAGGAATTATTCCTGCAGGGAACATGCTGCCAGAAACAGCTTACATTAAACTAGGTTGGGTATTAGGACAAACAGATGATCCTGAGAAAGTTAAAGAACTTATGCTCACACCAATCAATGATGAAATCACTGAACGTGAGCCTTACAATGGTTATATCATCTTGCAAGGAGGAGTGCCAGAAGTAGAGGAATTTTTAAAAAAATACCACAAGTAA